A portion of the Micromonospora vinacea genome contains these proteins:
- a CDS encoding DUF2795 domain-containing protein: MTVTGVQLQEYLAGLDYPVSREDLVRWGQENGASTAMLQMLQALPPEQFNSPDELNAALTTPT, encoded by the coding sequence ATGACCGTCACCGGGGTTCAGTTGCAGGAGTACCTGGCCGGGCTCGACTACCCGGTCTCCCGGGAGGACCTGGTCCGCTGGGGTCAGGAGAACGGGGCCAGCACAGCGATGCTGCAGATGCTGCAGGCCCTACCACCCGAGCAGTTCAACTCCCCCGACGAGTTGAACGCCGCCCTGACCACTCCCACCTGA